One window from the genome of Halomicrobium zhouii encodes:
- a CDS encoding YihY/virulence factor BrkB family protein, with amino-acid sequence MSRLPGVLTAVLTVLRTADDHDVKYPAAAMAYYAFVSFLPLAVLVLAVLGESLASDLQSTTPRFLTPEAQALVYEGLTAASGRAGAAVFAVVVIAWGGANVVLGFQTAVERVEEREGDPFRHQLRAAASILGSLAIAIVLIALTSVTFALLPTGSPFAFVGHAVLLLALTVAFLPMYTVPSREVTRFVEAVPGAFIGALGWTILLTVAQVYAANAASYAIYGVLSGIILILTSLYLGAISLMLGLVVNAIRADGTEISR; translated from the coding sequence ATGTCACGCCTCCCCGGCGTCCTGACTGCAGTGTTGACCGTCCTCCGGACCGCGGACGACCACGACGTCAAGTATCCCGCGGCGGCGATGGCCTACTACGCCTTCGTCTCCTTTCTCCCCCTGGCGGTGCTCGTCCTTGCGGTCCTGGGTGAATCACTCGCGAGTGACCTCCAGAGCACGACGCCGCGTTTTCTCACGCCCGAAGCCCAGGCGCTCGTCTACGAGGGGCTGACGGCCGCGTCCGGGCGAGCGGGCGCGGCGGTCTTCGCGGTGGTCGTCATCGCCTGGGGCGGGGCGAACGTCGTCCTGGGCTTCCAGACCGCCGTCGAGCGCGTCGAGGAGCGCGAGGGCGACCCGTTCCGCCACCAGCTGCGGGCCGCGGCCAGCATCCTGGGGTCGCTCGCCATCGCCATCGTCCTCATCGCGCTCACGAGCGTCACCTTCGCGCTGCTTCCCACGGGGTCGCCGTTCGCGTTCGTCGGTCACGCCGTCTTGCTCCTGGCGCTGACCGTGGCCTTCCTTCCGATGTACACCGTCCCCTCCCGGGAGGTGACCCGCTTCGTCGAGGCCGTCCCCGGCGCGTTCATCGGGGCGCTGGGGTGGACGATACTGCTGACGGTCGCCCAGGTCTACGCCGCCAACGCGGCCAGCTACGCGATCTACGGCGTCCTCAGCGGGATCATCCTCATCCTCACGAGTCTCTACCTGGGCGCCATCTCCCTCATGCTCGGCCTCGTCGTCAACGCGATTCGCGCCGACGGGACAGAGATCAGCAGGTAG
- a CDS encoding DUF502 domain-containing protein, which produces MAATSWKRDFASGLIILLPILVSLYVLAYLYGILAGAPFSLVIDTGTLRDLNLPSMLVNSAWFLTFVRVMTTLSVFILLVFSIGYLMRTAMGDYAEGKLDELMNQLPGLRVVYNASKMAVETAVSGTEDLQAPVKLEPWNGMRMTAFKTGKSTPDGRDLLFLPTAPNITSGYVIEVEPENYEEIEESVEDALTRILSAGFGDTDDDTPPMTIGVGADDADDD; this is translated from the coding sequence ATGGCGGCGACCTCGTGGAAACGAGACTTCGCGAGCGGTCTCATCATCCTCCTGCCGATACTCGTCAGTCTGTACGTCCTCGCGTACCTCTACGGTATCCTCGCCGGCGCGCCGTTCTCGCTCGTCATCGATACGGGAACGCTCCGCGACCTGAACCTCCCGTCGATGCTCGTCAACAGCGCCTGGTTCCTCACCTTCGTGCGCGTGATGACGACGCTGTCCGTGTTCATCCTGCTGGTGTTCTCCATCGGCTACCTAATGCGGACGGCGATGGGCGACTACGCCGAGGGCAAACTCGACGAACTGATGAACCAGCTCCCGGGGCTGCGGGTGGTGTACAACGCCTCGAAGATGGCCGTCGAGACGGCCGTCTCGGGGACGGAGGACCTTCAGGCGCCGGTGAAACTCGAGCCCTGGAACGGGATGCGGATGACGGCGTTCAAGACCGGCAAGTCCACGCCGGACGGGCGCGACCTGCTGTTCCTGCCGACCGCCCCGAACATCACCAGCGGCTACGTCATCGAGGTCGAGCCCGAGAACTACGAGGAGATCGAGGAGAGCGTCGAAGACGCGCTAACTCGCATCCTCTCGGCCGGGTTCGGTGACACGGACGACGACACCCCGCCGATGACCATCGGCGTAGGAGCCGACGACGCCGACGACGACTGA
- a CDS encoding aryl-sulfate sulfotransferase: protein MDSYPRSTVLRGTAAVVVVALLVACAGLTLAYEPPQLGAGTIKDPADGTTAVAVQGFHFQGEGSEKKPARLLRVNETGGITELANGTDRGVNWFYDVDPLDDGNLLVTSTVPGDTVAYELNPETGERVWEQRFDAEDTHDVAMLNEHELLVANMRNTPEDGGVSNDRLFVYNLTTDEVVWEWYFKDHYPHDLDNGANSDDWSHVNDVDQIEEGRFLVSPRNFDQAIVVNRSTKEIEMRLGEDGNHSILEEQHNPDYLESEDGTPTMLVADSDNDRIVEYERDCGDADPGLGAGTPPEECHWDLVWELGEDQFNWPRDADRLPNGNTLITDSLNHRVVEVTPQGEVVWEARTPWGPYDAERVKYGPESNGPTMRDQGVNGSFRLQEANSTNATAGIGSTGTEGTSFPEWIQRTTAGWPGEAAFDEFAETWEGVSQWVKPVWMAPWGFVTLVGALVLSVGWVLAELVYNRRRVYRRVTSLRSARTE, encoded by the coding sequence ATGGACTCGTATCCTCGTAGCACGGTTCTCCGTGGAACCGCCGCGGTCGTCGTCGTCGCGCTCCTCGTGGCCTGTGCCGGGCTGACGCTGGCGTACGAACCGCCCCAGCTCGGCGCCGGGACGATCAAGGACCCGGCGGACGGCACGACCGCAGTCGCCGTCCAGGGCTTCCACTTCCAGGGCGAAGGGAGCGAGAAGAAGCCTGCGCGACTGCTGCGCGTCAACGAGACCGGCGGGATCACCGAACTGGCCAACGGGACCGACCGCGGGGTGAACTGGTTCTACGACGTCGACCCGCTGGACGACGGCAACCTGCTCGTCACCTCGACGGTCCCCGGCGACACCGTCGCCTACGAACTGAACCCCGAGACCGGCGAGCGCGTCTGGGAACAGCGCTTCGACGCCGAGGACACCCACGACGTGGCGATGCTGAACGAGCACGAACTCCTCGTCGCGAACATGCGCAACACCCCCGAGGACGGCGGGGTGAGCAACGACCGGCTGTTCGTCTACAACCTCACCACGGACGAGGTCGTCTGGGAGTGGTACTTCAAGGACCACTACCCGCACGACCTGGACAACGGCGCGAACAGCGACGACTGGAGCCACGTCAACGACGTCGACCAGATCGAGGAGGGACGCTTCCTCGTCTCGCCACGTAACTTCGACCAGGCAATCGTCGTCAACCGCTCGACGAAGGAGATAGAGATGCGCCTCGGCGAGGACGGCAACCACTCGATCCTCGAGGAGCAACACAACCCCGACTACCTGGAGTCGGAGGACGGGACGCCGACGATGCTCGTCGCCGACAGCGACAACGACCGCATCGTCGAGTACGAGCGCGACTGCGGCGACGCCGACCCGGGCCTCGGCGCCGGCACGCCGCCGGAGGAGTGTCACTGGGATCTGGTCTGGGAACTCGGCGAGGACCAGTTCAACTGGCCCCGTGACGCCGACCGCCTGCCGAACGGCAACACGCTGATCACCGACTCGCTGAACCACCGCGTCGTCGAGGTCACCCCGCAGGGCGAGGTCGTCTGGGAGGCCCGGACGCCGTGGGGTCCGTACGACGCCGAGCGGGTCAAGTACGGCCCCGAGTCCAACGGCCCGACGATGCGCGACCAGGGGGTCAACGGGAGCTTCCGGCTCCAGGAGGCGAACTCGACCAACGCGACGGCCGGCATCGGCAGCACCGGGACCGAGGGGACGAGCTTCCCCGAGTGGATCCAGCGGACGACCGCCGGCTGGCCCGGTGAAGCCGCCTTCGACGAGTTCGCGGAGACCTGGGAGGGCGTCTCCCAGTGGGTCAAGCCCGTCTGGATGGCGCCCTGGGGGTTCGTCACGCTCGTGGGCGCGCTCGTCCTGTCGGTCGGCTGGGTGCTGGCCGAGCTGGTGTACAACCGACGGCGCGTCTACCGTCGGGTGACGTCGCTCCGTTCCGCGCGAACGGAGTGA
- a CDS encoding branched-chain amino acid transaminase: MSERPEMFEGVDTVWQDGEFVDFEDATTHVLTHGLHYGTGVFEGVRCYDTANGPAIFRWEEHLQRLYDSAKVYDIEIPFEQAELSEATLELIRREELQSCYIRPIAYYGYGPLGLNPSKSPVETAIAVWPWGAYLGEEALEEGVDVAISSWRKHASSQIPTNAKTTGAYVNSVLANLEATGNGYTEAIVLNKEGNVAEGPGENIFLVRDGEIHTPGLAESILDGITRQSVIDLAEDLGYTVHEGATISRGELYTADELFFSGTAAEVTPIRSVDDNEIGAGTKGPVTDEIQTRFFDVLDEAPEQYDDWFTYV, translated from the coding sequence GTGAGCGAGCGCCCGGAGATGTTCGAAGGGGTCGACACCGTCTGGCAGGACGGTGAGTTCGTCGACTTCGAGGACGCGACGACGCACGTCCTCACCCACGGCCTGCACTACGGCACGGGCGTCTTCGAGGGCGTCCGGTGTTACGACACGGCCAACGGCCCGGCTATCTTCCGCTGGGAGGAGCACCTCCAGCGCCTCTACGACTCGGCGAAGGTGTACGACATCGAGATCCCGTTCGAACAGGCGGAGCTCTCCGAGGCGACGCTGGAACTCATTCGCCGGGAGGAGCTACAGTCCTGTTACATTCGGCCCATCGCCTACTACGGCTACGGCCCGCTCGGGCTGAACCCCTCGAAGTCGCCCGTCGAGACCGCCATCGCGGTGTGGCCCTGGGGCGCCTACCTCGGCGAGGAGGCCCTGGAAGAGGGCGTCGACGTCGCCATCTCCTCGTGGCGCAAGCACGCCTCCAGCCAGATCCCGACGAACGCGAAGACGACGGGCGCGTACGTCAACAGCGTCCTCGCCAACCTGGAGGCGACGGGTAACGGGTACACCGAAGCCATCGTCCTCAACAAGGAGGGCAACGTCGCCGAAGGTCCGGGCGAGAACATCTTCCTCGTCCGCGACGGCGAGATCCACACCCCCGGCCTCGCCGAGTCCATCCTCGACGGCATCACCCGCCAGTCAGTGATCGACCTGGCCGAGGACCTGGGCTACACCGTCCACGAGGGCGCCACCATCTCGCGGGGCGAACTGTACACCGCCGACGAACTGTTCTTCTCCGGGACAGCCGCGGAGGTCACTCCGATCCGCAGCGTCGACGACAACGAGATCGGTGCGGGTACCAAAGGCCCCGTCACCGACGAGATCCAGACCCGCTTCTTCGACGTCCTCGACGAGGCGCCCGAGCAGTACGACGACTGGTTCACCTACGTCTAA
- a CDS encoding nucleoside recognition protein, with the protein MTEWLVDLLAGTVLPRVASIGVLVAIGVLLANLAVSFGLVDRVAALSRYLTEPANLPKEVGTAILATTASPTAGYGMLAEYRESGVLDDRATLVAVTINTFFGFAQHIFTFYAPVLIPILGLEVGLLYVGFRAAIALAITLVGILAGRLLLSGGNVDAAAIPDVEGPNGTDGDEGDDGPRTARGKVREAVLSTGDKLRSILPRLLVVYVLVAVLIERQDAVSAFLEATVGVSIPGLAAPVEALAGLVGLPGAAVPVIAVFAIETTNGAIVIAPLIEQGVFTPRQAVATMLVGGIVSFAVSTFKRSIPFQYGIWGAEFGSKVIAVNTALKVVFIGIAVVALLA; encoded by the coding sequence GTGACCGAGTGGCTGGTTGACCTGCTGGCCGGGACTGTCCTTCCCAGAGTGGCCAGTATCGGCGTCCTCGTCGCTATCGGGGTGCTGCTGGCGAACCTGGCGGTCTCGTTCGGGCTGGTCGACCGCGTCGCCGCGCTCTCGCGGTACCTCACCGAACCGGCCAACCTCCCGAAGGAGGTGGGGACGGCCATCCTCGCGACGACGGCGTCGCCGACGGCGGGCTACGGCATGCTCGCCGAGTACCGCGAGTCCGGGGTGCTGGACGACCGCGCGACGCTGGTGGCCGTCACCATCAACACGTTCTTCGGCTTCGCCCAGCACATCTTCACCTTCTACGCGCCCGTGTTGATCCCTATCCTCGGGCTGGAGGTCGGCCTGCTGTACGTCGGATTCCGGGCGGCCATCGCGCTGGCCATCACGCTCGTGGGCATCCTCGCGGGCCGACTCCTCCTCTCCGGCGGGAACGTCGACGCCGCCGCGATTCCGGACGTCGAAGGGCCGAACGGGACTGACGGCGACGAGGGCGACGACGGCCCGAGGACGGCCCGCGGGAAGGTCCGGGAGGCGGTATTGAGCACGGGCGACAAACTCCGTTCGATACTGCCCCGGCTCCTCGTGGTGTACGTGCTCGTTGCCGTCCTGATCGAAAGACAGGACGCCGTCTCCGCGTTCCTTGAGGCCACGGTCGGCGTGTCGATCCCGGGCCTCGCCGCGCCCGTCGAGGCGCTGGCGGGCCTCGTCGGGCTGCCCGGCGCCGCCGTCCCGGTCATCGCGGTGTTCGCTATCGAGACGACCAACGGCGCCATCGTCATCGCGCCGCTGATCGAACAGGGAGTGTTCACCCCGCGACAGGCCGTCGCGACGATGCTCGTCGGCGGCATCGTCTCCTTCGCGGTGTCGACGTTCAAACGGTCGATTCCGTTCCAGTACGGCATCTGGGGCGCGGAGTTCGGATCGAAGGTGATCGCCGTCAACACCGCGCTGAAGGTCGTCTTCATCGGTATCGCCGTGGTCGCGTTGCTGGCGTGA